From the genome of Bradyrhizobium elkanii USDA 76, one region includes:
- a CDS encoding putative bifunctional diguanylate cyclase/phosphodiesterase encodes MRPKKNTKKPNQAKLSRPRGRRPTPMPKVSGGSRRPAVEIGELVRQRAQAEAAIAEARKSNARLREAIDILPQGIVFLDPEGRYTLWNKKYSEIYKRSSDLFEHGARLEDTIRIGVARGDYPEAAGREEEWIAERLKKMYQPGERHEQVLADGRVVLIEERLTSDGGIVGLRVDITELKQREASFRLLFDGNPVPMILCALDGERILAVNDAAIAHYGYVRAEFERMTIRSLQAFDAELPWAAGRSSDEQAARTWKHVRADGTLIDLAIYSRQLMHGDQPAMLLALMDITERKRAEARLAFMAQHDSLTGLPNRNLLRQQMDEMLQHTRRSTDKVAVLMLGLDNFKAVNETLGHGIGDKLLRAVAKRLRSTLREEDALARLNSDEFTIVQGGVMRPEDAVLLARRILDSIGEPYLLEGHSVVIGASIGIAMSPGDGEDSEKLLKSADMALSRAKSEFRGTFSFFEAEMDARAQSRRKIEIDLRDAIQNEGLRPYYQPLVDLATGRITGFEALVRWPHPERGMISPGEFIPVAEETGLINPLGALMLHRACMDAAQWPDDVRVAVNLSPLQFRTGNLLALVTDALRQSGLPARRLELEITETLLLEKSSQVLATLHALRALGVRMSMDDFGTGYSSLSYLRSFPFDKIKIDQSFVRDLGANPDAQAIVRSIVSLGIGLGVTITAEGVETEAELSRLRAEGCHEGQGFLFSRARPNAEVIRLLKAQRVATAAGTALVA; translated from the coding sequence ATGCGGCCGAAGAAAAACACCAAGAAGCCGAACCAGGCCAAACTGTCCCGTCCTCGGGGACGCCGGCCCACACCGATGCCGAAAGTGTCGGGCGGATCGCGCCGCCCCGCGGTCGAGATCGGCGAGCTGGTGCGCCAGCGCGCGCAGGCCGAGGCCGCGATCGCTGAGGCGCGCAAATCCAACGCGCGGCTGCGTGAGGCGATCGACATCCTGCCGCAGGGCATCGTGTTCCTCGACCCCGAAGGCCGCTACACGCTCTGGAACAAGAAATACTCGGAAATCTACAAGCGCAGCTCCGATCTGTTCGAGCACGGCGCGCGTCTCGAAGACACCATCCGCATCGGCGTCGCGCGCGGCGACTATCCCGAGGCTGCCGGCCGCGAGGAGGAGTGGATCGCCGAGCGGCTCAAGAAGATGTACCAACCGGGCGAGCGGCACGAGCAGGTGCTGGCCGACGGCCGCGTGGTGCTGATCGAGGAGCGGCTGACCTCGGATGGCGGCATCGTCGGCCTGCGCGTCGACATCACCGAACTGAAGCAGCGCGAGGCGTCGTTCCGCCTGCTGTTCGACGGCAATCCGGTGCCGATGATCCTGTGCGCGCTCGACGGCGAGCGGATCCTCGCGGTCAACGACGCCGCGATCGCGCATTACGGCTATGTCCGGGCCGAATTCGAGCGGATGACGATCAGGAGCCTGCAGGCGTTCGATGCCGAGCTGCCCTGGGCGGCGGGCCGCAGCAGCGACGAGCAGGCGGCGCGGACCTGGAAGCATGTGCGCGCCGACGGCACGCTGATCGACCTTGCGATCTATTCGCGCCAGCTGATGCATGGCGACCAGCCGGCGATGCTGCTCGCGCTGATGGACATCACCGAACGCAAGCGCGCCGAGGCGCGGCTCGCCTTCATGGCCCAGCACGACAGCCTGACCGGCCTGCCCAACCGCAATCTGCTGCGCCAGCAGATGGACGAGATGCTGCAGCACACCCGCCGCTCGACCGACAAGGTCGCGGTGCTGATGCTGGGCCTCGACAATTTCAAGGCGGTCAACGAGACCCTCGGTCACGGCATCGGCGACAAGCTGCTGCGCGCGGTCGCAAAGCGCCTGCGCTCGACGCTGCGCGAGGAAGATGCGCTGGCCCGTCTCAACTCCGATGAGTTCACCATCGTGCAGGGCGGCGTGATGCGGCCCGAGGACGCGGTGTTGCTGGCGCGGCGGATTTTGGACTCGATCGGCGAGCCCTATCTGCTCGAGGGGCATTCGGTGGTGATCGGCGCCAGCATCGGGATCGCGATGTCGCCCGGCGACGGCGAGGATTCCGAAAAGCTGCTGAAGAGCGCCGACATGGCCTTGTCGCGCGCCAAGAGCGAATTCCGCGGCACCTTCTCCTTCTTCGAGGCGGAGATGGACGCGCGCGCCCAAAGCCGCCGCAAGATCGAGATCGACCTGCGCGATGCGATCCAGAACGAAGGCCTGCGGCCCTATTACCAGCCGCTGGTCGATCTTGCGACCGGGCGCATCACCGGCTTCGAGGCGCTGGTGCGCTGGCCGCATCCGGAGCGCGGCATGATCTCGCCGGGCGAGTTCATCCCGGTCGCCGAGGAGACCGGGCTGATCAATCCGCTGGGCGCGCTGATGCTGCATCGTGCCTGCATGGACGCAGCGCAATGGCCGGATGACGTGCGCGTTGCGGTCAATCTGTCACCGCTGCAATTCCGCACCGGCAATCTGCTGGCGCTGGTCACCGACGCGCTGCGGCAATCCGGCCTGCCGGCGCGGCGGCTCGAGCTCGAAATCACCGAGACGCTGCTGCTCGAAAAGAGCAGCCAGGTGCTGGCGACGCTGCATGCGCTGCGTGCGCTCGGGGTGCGGATGTCGATGGACGATTTCGGCACCGGCTATTCGAGCCTCAGCTATCTGCGCAGCTTTCCGTTCGACAAGATCAAGATCGACCAGTCGTTCGTGCGCGACCTCGGCGCGAACCCCGACGCGCAGGCGATCGTGCGTTCGATCGTCAGTCTCGGCATCGGGCTCGGCGTCACCATCACCGCCGAGGGCGTCGAGACCGAGGCGGAGCTGAGCCGCCTGCGCGCCGAAGGCTGCCACGAAGGCCAGGGTTTTCTGTTCAGCCGCGCCCGGCCCAACGCCGAAGTCATCAGACTCTTGAAGGCGCAGCGCGTGGCGACGGCGGCAGGCACAGCGCTGGTCGCGTAG
- a CDS encoding L,D-transpeptidase has translation MTSVSCVRPAFAAAIAASILALSPARADVVVHIDKSSQRMAVSVDGARRYNWPVSTGRRGYGTPSGVFRPQMLARRWYSKKYYNSPMPHSIFFHGGFAIHGTYELTRLGGPASHGCVRLHPSHAAMLYGLVERNGRGGTRIEITN, from the coding sequence GTGACAAGCGTATCGTGCGTACGGCCGGCATTTGCCGCCGCGATAGCTGCGTCGATATTGGCGCTCTCCCCGGCGCGGGCCGACGTCGTCGTTCACATCGATAAATCATCGCAGCGCATGGCGGTCAGCGTCGACGGCGCGAGACGCTACAACTGGCCGGTGTCGACCGGCCGCCGCGGCTATGGCACGCCGAGTGGAGTCTTTCGTCCGCAGATGCTGGCGCGCCGCTGGTACTCGAAGAAGTACTATAACTCGCCTATGCCGCATTCGATCTTCTTCCATGGCGGTTTTGCCATCCATGGAACATACGAACTCACGCGCCTTGGCGGGCCGGCCTCGCATGGCTGCGTGCGCCTGCATCCCTCGCACGCCGCAATGCTCTATGGGCTGGTCGAGCGCAATGGCCGCGGCGGCACGCGGATCGAGATCACCAACTAA
- the mepA gene encoding penicillin-insensitive murein endopeptidase, whose protein sequence is MTPRLRLFPLLISALVTCTISARAQDRGSLNPQPLPPLANPDDPKIGAKQLFARKVLPAALPTRSIGGYTKGCLAGAAQMPLNGDTWQVMRLSRNRYWGHPNMIALLKRLAANAHKDAGWPGILVGDIGQPRGGPALSGHASHQIGLDADIWLTPMPDRKLSREDREEMSAVMMVRDDRLDIDPRVFTPGHVLVIRDAAREPAVQRIFVNPAIKKALCREAKGDRGWLSKIRPWWGHDYHFHIRMRCPPGSPACEGQKPQAEGEGCKPSDLAFWFKDSVLHPKPPPKPPKPRPPMTLAQMPADCRTVLNAPDAKQQLPGQ, encoded by the coding sequence ATGACACCCCGCCTGCGTCTGTTCCCGCTCCTGATCTCAGCCCTCGTCACCTGCACCATCTCCGCGCGGGCGCAGGACAGGGGCTCGCTCAATCCGCAGCCGCTGCCGCCGCTCGCCAACCCTGACGATCCAAAGATCGGGGCGAAGCAGCTGTTCGCGCGCAAGGTTTTGCCGGCGGCGTTGCCGACCCGGTCGATCGGCGGCTACACCAAGGGTTGTCTCGCCGGCGCCGCGCAGATGCCGCTCAACGGCGACACCTGGCAGGTGATGCGCTTGTCGCGCAACCGCTACTGGGGTCACCCCAACATGATCGCGCTGCTGAAGCGGCTGGCGGCCAACGCGCACAAGGACGCCGGCTGGCCGGGCATCCTGGTCGGCGATATCGGCCAGCCGCGCGGCGGCCCCGCGCTCTCCGGTCATGCCAGCCACCAGATCGGGCTCGACGCCGATATCTGGCTGACGCCGATGCCCGATCGTAAATTGTCGCGCGAGGACCGCGAGGAGATGTCGGCGGTGATGATGGTGCGCGACGACCGGCTCGACATCGATCCGCGCGTCTTCACGCCGGGCCACGTGCTGGTCATCCGCGACGCGGCGCGGGAGCCGGCGGTGCAGCGCATCTTCGTCAATCCCGCGATCAAGAAGGCGCTGTGCCGCGAGGCCAAGGGCGATCGCGGCTGGCTGTCGAAGATCCGGCCGTGGTGGGGCCACGACTACCACTTCCACATTCGCATGCGATGTCCGCCCGGCAGCCCGGCCTGCGAGGGACAGAAGCCGCAAGCGGAGGGCGAAGGCTGCAAGCCGTCCGATCTCGCCTTCTGGTTCAAGGATTCGGTGCTGCATCCGAAGCCTCCGCCGAAGCCGCCGAAACCCCGCCCGCCGATGACGCTGGCGCAGATGCCGGCGGACTGCAGGACGGTGCTGAACGCGCCCGACGCCAAACAGCAGCTGCCAGGGCAATAA
- the modA gene encoding molybdate ABC transporter substrate-binding protein — MSRLSILRLAGLFTAFVILLGALHSPASAEDKTLTVFAAASMKNALDDIDAAYTAKTGVKITASYAASSALAKQIEQGAPADVFVSADTDWMDYAIKQKNINEPTPVNLLGNSIVLIAPKDSKIDNVNIGPGFDLAKFAGDGRIATGDVKAVPVGKYAKAALEKLGAWQAAEPKFAMAESVRAALTLVARGEAVLGIVYSTDAKVEPGVKIVGTFPPDTHPAIIYPVAATTTAKPETADYLAFLRSSVAKTILEKYGFKFLISPTT, encoded by the coding sequence ATGTCACGACTTTCAATTTTAAGGCTTGCCGGACTTTTCACCGCTTTCGTCATCCTGCTCGGCGCGCTGCATTCGCCTGCGAGCGCCGAGGACAAGACGCTCACCGTCTTTGCCGCCGCCTCGATGAAGAACGCGCTCGACGACATCGATGCAGCCTATACCGCCAAGACCGGCGTCAAGATCACGGCCAGCTATGCCGCGAGTTCGGCACTTGCCAAGCAGATCGAGCAGGGCGCGCCGGCCGACGTGTTCGTCTCCGCCGATACCGACTGGATGGACTATGCGATCAAGCAGAAGAACATCAATGAGCCGACGCCGGTGAACCTGCTCGGCAACTCGATCGTGCTGATCGCGCCGAAAGATTCCAAGATCGACAACGTCAACATCGGACCCGGCTTCGATCTCGCCAAGTTCGCCGGCGACGGCAGGATCGCAACCGGCGACGTCAAGGCGGTGCCGGTCGGCAAATACGCCAAGGCCGCGCTGGAGAAGCTCGGCGCCTGGCAGGCCGCCGAGCCGAAATTCGCGATGGCTGAGAGCGTGCGCGCGGCGTTGACTCTCGTGGCGCGCGGCGAAGCCGTGCTCGGCATCGTCTACTCGACCGACGCCAAGGTCGAGCCCGGCGTCAAGATCGTTGGCACCTTCCCGCCCGATACCCATCCGGCCATCATCTATCCGGTCGCGGCGACCACGACCGCGAAGCCGGAGACCGCCGACTATCTCGCCTTCCTGCGCTCGTCTGTGGCGAAGACGATCCTCGAGAAGTACGGCTTCAAGTTCCTGATCAGCCCGACGACTTAA
- the modB gene encoding molybdate ABC transporter permease subunit → MFEISPAEWTAILLSLRVAVVATLVATPFGVALAWLLARRDFWGKSLLDAAVHLPLVLPPVVTGYLLLLTFGKRGLVGGWLADHLGIVFAFRWTGAALACGVMSFPLLVRPIRLSIEAVDRRLEQAAETLGAAPWRVFATVTLPLALPGVLAGMVLGFAKAIGEFGATITFVSNIPGETQTISSAIYSLIQTPDGDTAAARLVIISIVLAVGALVAAEVFARRATARLHGQ, encoded by the coding sequence GTGTTTGAGATCTCGCCAGCCGAATGGACGGCGATCCTGCTGTCGCTGCGGGTCGCCGTCGTCGCAACACTGGTGGCGACCCCGTTCGGGGTAGCGCTCGCCTGGCTGCTGGCGCGGCGCGATTTCTGGGGCAAGTCGCTGCTCGATGCCGCCGTGCATCTGCCGCTGGTGCTGCCGCCCGTCGTCACCGGCTATCTGCTGCTGCTGACCTTCGGCAAGCGCGGCCTGGTCGGCGGCTGGCTGGCCGACCATCTCGGCATCGTGTTCGCCTTCCGCTGGACCGGCGCGGCACTCGCCTGCGGCGTGATGTCGTTTCCGCTTCTGGTGCGGCCGATCCGTCTCTCGATCGAGGCGGTCGACCGCCGCCTCGAGCAGGCGGCCGAGACACTCGGCGCCGCGCCCTGGCGGGTGTTCGCAACGGTGACGCTGCCGCTGGCGCTGCCGGGGGTGCTGGCCGGCATGGTGCTCGGTTTTGCCAAGGCGATCGGCGAGTTCGGCGCGACCATCACCTTCGTCTCCAACATTCCCGGCGAGACCCAGACCATTTCGTCGGCGATCTATTCGCTGATCCAGACACCGGATGGCGACACCGCCGCCGCGCGGCTCGTGATCATCTCGATCGTGCTCGCGGTCGGCGCACTGGTCGCGGCTGAAGTGTTCGCGCGCCGCGCCACCGCGCGCCTGCATGGGCAATAG
- the modC gene encoding molybdenum ABC transporter ATP-binding protein: MLRVDITKQLGEFSLAASFTSEGRVTGLFGASGSGKTSLINTIAGLLRPDRGSIVIDGEILDDTATGIHVPTWRRRIGYVFQDARLFPHLDVGQNLDYGRRMNGLTEDPAQHRRVVDLLDIGALLDRRPGKLSGGERQRVALGRALLSKPRLLLLDEPLGALDESRKLEILPYLVRLRDEAGVPMVYVSHDAAELRQLATQIVMLRRGQVTAFGGVKVLTAGA; encoded by the coding sequence ATGCTGCGCGTCGACATCACCAAGCAGCTCGGCGAGTTCTCGCTTGCGGCCTCGTTCACCAGCGAGGGCCGCGTCACCGGCCTGTTCGGCGCGTCCGGCTCCGGCAAGACCTCGCTGATCAACACCATCGCGGGGCTGTTGCGTCCTGACCGCGGCAGCATCGTGATCGACGGCGAGATCCTCGACGATACCGCAACCGGCATCCACGTTCCGACCTGGCGCCGCCGCATCGGTTACGTGTTCCAGGACGCGCGGCTGTTTCCGCATCTCGACGTCGGGCAGAACCTCGACTACGGCCGCCGCATGAACGGCCTCACCGAGGATCCCGCGCAACACCGGCGCGTCGTCGACCTGCTCGACATCGGCGCCCTGCTCGACCGCCGTCCCGGAAAGCTCTCCGGCGGCGAGCGCCAGCGCGTCGCGCTCGGCCGGGCGCTGTTGTCCAAGCCGCGGCTGCTGCTGCTCGACGAGCCGCTGGGCGCGCTCGACGAAAGCCGCAAGCTCGAGATCCTGCCCTATCTGGTCCGGCTGCGCGACGAAGCCGGCGTCCCGATGGTCTATGTCAGCCACGACGCGGCCGAGCTGCGCCAGCTCGCCACCCAGATCGTGATGCTGCGCCGCGGCCAGGTGACCGCGTTCGGCGGTGTCAAGGTGCTGACGGCGGGCGCGTAG
- a CDS encoding potassium/proton antiporter — protein MASLDSVSIAILLGAVLVMAGILSSLLALRFGAPLLLVFLLVGMLAGDSGPGRLQFDDVRTTYLVGSVALALILFDGGLKTRFASIRTVLAPSMMLATAGVLLTALITAPVARFVLDLNWTESLLVGAVVASTDAAAVFLLVHTQGLRLRPRVGATLEAESGTNDPFAIFLTLMLVEFISIGQSSASHIALEFIQEAVFGAIIGVIGGRLVVIALNYVALPQGLHAPFVTTAALVIFGGSQIVHASGFLAVYLAGIIIGNRPTRAHNSVVTFLDAATWLAQIVMFVLLGLLVSPHRLLSSAGGAVLVAFALMLVARPLAVLICLAPFKFNWREKIFIAWTGLRGAVAIFLASIPMLVGLSKAYLYFDVAFVVVIISLLLQGWTLAPAARRLHVALPRAERGPRRVELDLPGQLEQQLVGYPVRPKSLYFRRGLIPSWSKPTLVIREERILTPTEADPVAPGDYIYLLAPPERAEALDRFFVDMAPSSAPDPHLLGDFMVSAEHTLGELAEIYGVKVDEHQAKLTLADYFDVNLDRAPKEGAELALDEIVLVARSISGGRVNVVGLRLPEEEEKVAPQTRMQIVKRKLADIWASVAGV, from the coding sequence ATGGCATCCCTCGACTCCGTCAGTATAGCGATCCTGCTCGGCGCGGTGCTGGTGATGGCCGGCATCCTGTCGAGCCTGCTGGCCTTGCGGTTCGGCGCCCCCTTGCTGCTGGTGTTCTTGCTGGTCGGCATGCTGGCGGGCGATTCCGGCCCCGGCCGGCTGCAGTTCGACGACGTCCGCACCACCTATCTAGTCGGCTCGGTGGCGCTGGCGCTGATCCTGTTCGACGGCGGATTGAAGACGCGGTTTGCCAGCATCCGCACCGTGCTGGCGCCCTCGATGATGCTGGCGACCGCCGGCGTGCTGTTGACCGCGCTGATCACTGCGCCGGTCGCCCGCTTTGTGCTCGACCTCAACTGGACCGAGTCATTGCTGGTCGGCGCCGTCGTGGCCTCGACCGACGCCGCGGCGGTTTTCCTGCTGGTGCACACCCAGGGCCTCCGCCTGCGCCCTCGCGTCGGCGCGACGCTGGAAGCGGAATCCGGCACCAACGATCCGTTCGCGATCTTCCTCACCTTGATGCTGGTCGAGTTCATCTCGATCGGCCAGAGCTCGGCCTCGCACATCGCGCTCGAGTTCATCCAGGAGGCTGTGTTCGGCGCCATCATCGGGGTGATCGGCGGCCGGCTGGTGGTGATCGCGCTGAACTATGTGGCGCTGCCGCAGGGCCTGCATGCGCCGTTCGTCACCACAGCGGCACTGGTGATCTTCGGCGGCTCGCAGATCGTGCATGCGTCGGGATTCCTCGCGGTCTATCTCGCCGGTATCATCATCGGCAACCGGCCGACCCGCGCGCATAATTCGGTGGTGACGTTCCTCGACGCCGCGACCTGGCTGGCGCAGATCGTGATGTTCGTGCTGCTCGGCCTCTTGGTCTCGCCGCATCGCCTGCTCTCCAGCGCCGGCGGCGCCGTGCTGGTGGCGTTCGCGCTGATGCTGGTGGCGCGGCCGCTGGCGGTCCTGATCTGCCTCGCACCGTTCAAGTTCAACTGGCGGGAGAAGATCTTCATCGCCTGGACCGGGCTGCGCGGCGCGGTCGCGATCTTCCTCGCCTCGATCCCGATGCTGGTCGGGCTGTCGAAAGCCTATCTCTATTTCGACGTCGCCTTCGTCGTCGTCATCATCTCGCTGCTGTTGCAGGGCTGGACGCTGGCGCCGGCGGCGCGGCGGCTGCATGTCGCGCTGCCGCGCGCCGAACGCGGTCCGCGCCGCGTCGAGCTCGACTTGCCCGGCCAGCTCGAGCAGCAGCTGGTCGGCTATCCGGTGCGGCCGAAGAGCCTGTACTTCCGCCGCGGGCTGATCCCGTCCTGGTCGAAGCCGACGCTGGTGATCCGCGAGGAGCGGATCCTGACGCCGACCGAAGCCGATCCGGTCGCGCCCGGCGACTACATCTACCTGCTGGCGCCGCCGGAGCGCGCCGAGGCGCTCGACCGCTTCTTCGTCGACATGGCGCCGTCGAGCGCGCCCGATCCGCATCTGCTCGGCGACTTCATGGTGTCGGCGGAGCATACGCTCGGCGAGCTCGCCGAGATCTACGGCGTCAAGGTCGACGAGCACCAGGCCAAGCTGACGCTCGCCGACTATTTCGACGTCAATCTCGACCGCGCGCCGAAGGAAGGGGCCGAACTGGCGCTCGACGAGATCGTGCTGGTGGCGCGCAGCATCAGCGGCGGCCGCGTCAACGTCGTCGGCCTGCGCCTGCCGGAGGAAGAGGAAAAGGTCGCGCCGCAAACGCGGATGCAGATCGTCAAGCGCAAGCTCGCCGATATCTGGGCGTCGGTTGCGGGGGTCTAG
- a CDS encoding mechanosensitive ion channel family protein, producing MDMSLKDVLESIQMAARSVGAEVASPWFYLQFGIILAAAGLAYAADTAIHARVDMSSLAMRWPLPLRHFARVMVKSASTAVFAVLMIISRIVMWHATWPSRSYLIAVSAKLALAWLVIRLVTSVIDNAFIVKLVSIAAWVVAALSIIGQLDWAAETLDSFAVVVGGLRLTPLLLIKAGALLIVALWLSNIASNFIDGQITRSTDLTPSIQVLLVKIIRIGLMVVAVAIALSAVGINLSALAVLSGAVGVGIGFGLQKIVANFISGIILLVDKSVKPGDLVTIGDSQGRISAMKTRYISVAAGDGREFLIPNEDLVTQKVTNWTYTDKNTLVKIAFAVNYDADPRLVCKLAIDTAAAHARALKGKPPNCILTEFAELGMKFSLTFWIADPDGMDNVKSDVMLALWDAFKQQGIRVPYPVRELRIRGGALPVESVVEVSN from the coding sequence ATGGACATGAGCCTGAAGGACGTCCTGGAATCGATCCAAATGGCGGCGCGCTCGGTCGGCGCCGAGGTCGCCTCGCCCTGGTTCTATCTGCAGTTCGGCATCATCCTCGCCGCCGCGGGCCTCGCCTACGCCGCCGATACCGCCATACATGCGCGGGTCGACATGTCGTCGCTGGCGATGCGCTGGCCGCTGCCGCTCCGACACTTCGCCCGCGTGATGGTGAAGAGCGCCTCCACCGCGGTGTTCGCGGTCCTGATGATCATCTCGCGCATCGTGATGTGGCACGCGACCTGGCCGAGCCGCAGCTATCTGATCGCGGTCTCCGCCAAGCTGGCGCTGGCCTGGCTGGTGATCCGCCTCGTCACCTCGGTGATCGACAACGCCTTCATCGTCAAACTGGTCTCGATCGCGGCCTGGGTGGTCGCCGCCCTCAGCATCATCGGCCAGCTCGACTGGGCCGCCGAGACGCTGGATTCGTTCGCCGTCGTGGTGGGCGGTCTGCGGCTGACGCCGCTGCTGCTGATCAAGGCCGGCGCGCTGCTGATCGTGGCGCTGTGGCTGAGCAATATCGCCAGCAATTTCATCGACGGCCAGATCACCCGATCGACCGACCTGACCCCGTCGATCCAGGTGTTGTTGGTCAAGATCATTCGCATCGGCCTGATGGTGGTCGCGGTCGCCATTGCCTTGAGCGCGGTCGGGATCAATCTGTCGGCGCTGGCGGTGCTGTCCGGCGCCGTCGGCGTCGGCATCGGTTTCGGCCTGCAGAAGATCGTCGCCAACTTCATCTCGGGCATCATCCTGCTGGTCGACAAGTCGGTGAAGCCGGGCGACCTCGTCACCATCGGCGACAGCCAGGGCCGCATCAGCGCGATGAAAACCCGCTACATCTCCGTCGCCGCCGGCGACGGCCGCGAGTTCCTGATCCCGAACGAGGACCTGGTGACGCAGAAGGTCACCAACTGGACCTATACCGACAAGAATACGCTGGTGAAGATCGCTTTCGCCGTCAACTACGACGCCGATCCAAGGCTGGTCTGCAAGCTCGCGATCGATACCGCCGCGGCCCACGCCCGCGCGCTCAAGGGCAAGCCGCCGAACTGCATCCTCACCGAATTCGCCGAACTCGGCATGAAGTTCTCGCTGACCTTCTGGATCGCCGACCCCGACGGCATGGACAATGTGAAGAGCGACGTCATGCTGGCGCTGTGGGACGCCTTCAAGCAGCAGGGCATCCGGGTGCCCTACCCGGTGCGGGAACTCCGCATCCGCGGCGGCGCGCTGCCGGTCGAGAGCGTGGTCGAGGTCTCCAACTAG
- the map gene encoding type I methionyl aminopeptidase, with amino-acid sequence MSYIDATDTSLRKTGQIKLHGPSGFAGMRKAGALVSKCLDALTDIVKPGIPTSVIDEFVRKFAFDHGAYPATLMYRGYRYSTCTSINHVVCHGMPGDRPLKEGDIVNVDVTFIVDGWYGDSSRMYAIGAIARKAERLIEVTYEAMMRGIAAVKPGATTGDIGHAIQSYVEPQGMSVVRDFCGHGLGRLFHDEPNIIHIGRPGEGAPLKPGMFFTIEPMINLGKPHVKILSDGWTAVTRDRSLSAQFEHSVGVTADGVEIFTLSERHGEKPWVQV; translated from the coding sequence ATGAGCTATATCGACGCCACCGACACCTCCCTTCGCAAGACCGGCCAGATCAAGCTGCACGGACCGAGCGGCTTTGCCGGCATGCGCAAGGCGGGCGCGCTGGTGTCGAAATGCCTCGACGCGCTCACCGACATCGTCAAACCGGGCATCCCGACGTCAGTCATCGACGAGTTCGTCCGCAAGTTCGCCTTCGACCACGGCGCCTATCCGGCGACGCTGATGTATCGCGGCTATCGCTACTCGACCTGCACCTCGATCAATCACGTGGTCTGCCACGGCATGCCGGGCGACCGGCCGTTGAAGGAAGGCGACATCGTCAATGTCGACGTTACCTTCATCGTCGACGGTTGGTATGGCGACTCCAGCCGCATGTATGCGATCGGCGCCATCGCGCGGAAGGCCGAGCGGCTGATCGAGGTGACCTATGAGGCGATGATGCGCGGCATTGCCGCGGTGAAGCCCGGCGCCACCACCGGCGATATCGGCCACGCCATCCAGAGCTATGTCGAACCGCAGGGCATGAGCGTGGTGCGCGACTTCTGCGGCCACGGCCTCGGCCGCCTGTTCCACGACGAGCCGAACATCATCCACATCGGCCGCCCCGGCGAAGGCGCGCCGCTGAAGCCCGGCATGTTCTTCACCATCGAGCCGATGATCAATCTCGGCAAGCCGCATGTGAAGATCCTGTCCGACGGCTGGACCGCAGTGACCCGCGACCGCTCGCTGTCGGCGCAGTTCGAGCACTCGGTCGGCGTCACCGCCGACGGCGTCGAGATCTTCACGCTGTCCGAGCGCCATGGCGAGAAGCCGTGGGTTCAGGTGTAG
- a CDS encoding DNA-3-methyladenine glycosylase I, which yields MTSFKVIRSRAEKRKGGPKALEKLLRPPAGAKALAKLGDDRVLAEMTRRVFCAGFAWSVIDAKWPGFEEAFLGFQPAKLAFKPDEFWEKLVSDARIVRNGAKIMSVRDNGRFVQEIAREHGSFGKFLGAWPSSDEVGLLELLAKRGSRLGGNTGQMLLRFLGWDGFVTSRDVVACLRDAGLDIAEEVKSKRDLAKVQAQFNAWAEETGLSYLHLSRICAMSIGENHTPEEIIERTRSDY from the coding sequence GTGACATCATTCAAGGTGATCCGCTCGCGCGCCGAGAAGCGCAAGGGCGGGCCGAAGGCGCTGGAGAAGCTGCTGCGGCCACCGGCGGGCGCCAAGGCGCTGGCAAAGCTCGGTGACGACCGCGTGCTGGCCGAGATGACCAGGCGGGTGTTCTGCGCGGGGTTTGCCTGGAGCGTGATCGACGCCAAATGGCCGGGCTTCGAGGAGGCGTTTCTCGGCTTTCAGCCCGCCAAGCTCGCCTTCAAGCCCGACGAATTCTGGGAGAAGCTCGTCAGCGACGCCAGGATCGTGCGCAACGGCGCCAAGATCATGTCGGTGCGCGACAACGGCCGCTTCGTGCAGGAGATCGCGCGCGAGCATGGCAGCTTCGGCAAATTCCTTGGCGCCTGGCCGTCATCGGATGAGGTCGGACTGCTGGAGCTGTTGGCCAAGCGCGGCAGCCGGCTCGGCGGCAACACCGGGCAGATGCTGCTGCGCTTCCTCGGTTGGGACGGCTTCGTCACCTCGCGCGACGTCGTCGCCTGCCTGCGCGATGCCGGCCTCGATATCGCCGAGGAGGTCAAGTCGAAGCGCGATCTCGCCAAGGTGCAGGCGCAGTTCAACGCCTGGGCGGAGGAGACCGGACTGTCCTATCTGCATCTGTCGCGGATCTGCGCGATGTCGATCGGAGAGAACCATACGCCCGAGGAGATCATCGAGCGCACGCGGAGCGATTATTGA